A stretch of the Arvicola amphibius chromosome 8, mArvAmp1.2, whole genome shotgun sequence genome encodes the following:
- the LOC119821748 gene encoding vomeronasal type-2 receptor 116-like: protein MFALIFLFFFLNIPFLVSRFTQPRCFWRMNENKDKDEDLVTGCVFFLITEQRPVEIDYFNHILNTQTTTKNFQFLLALAFSMDEVNRNPDLLPNSSFVFECPEGGCTTGTKMYSHFHFSEEVHDLTPNYMCHEQTICVVVLTGPNLATSVMVGTILNLIIPQQVLQVTYGPFHSILSNREQFPSLHQMAAKDTSLALAIISLMLYFNWNWIGLVISDNDQGTQFLTQLRGEMEKMTVCFAFVSVVPVKMHLFLARVEVYYNQIVTSSTNVVVIHGDPDSTLAVGFKRWESLGLQRIWVTTSQWDGTTSKNDFQLNSFNGKITFAHHHAEISNFKTFVQTLNPVNYTNEFLARLEWMNLNCKVSASMCKTLKNCLSNASLQWLKLQTFDMAFSDESHDIYNAVYAVAHALHEMFLEQVYNQPTDNGKNYYSHCLELHSFLRKTRFTNPVGDRVIMNLKENLQEEYGIFQIWNFPYGLGLKVKIGEFSSYFPSGQQLYIYEDMIEQATGSRQIPSSVCSADCGPGFRKFLQEGMPACCFNCSPCPQNEVSNETNVDKCVRCPEDQYASREQNQCIQKALVFLNYKDTLGMVLTLMALFFSAFTTAVLGLFVKHHDTPIVKANNKNLSYILLISLIFCFLCPLLFIGHPNSATCVLQQITFGVVFTVAVSTVLAKTVTVLLAFKVTVPGRRMRYFLVSGVPNYIIAICTLIQIIICTIWLQFSPPFIDKDVQSEHGQIIIVCNKGSVTAFYCVLGYHGSLAFGSFIVAFLARNLPDTFNEAKLLTFSMLLFCSVWITFLPVYHSTKGKIMVVVEVLSILASSAGLLGCIFIPKCYIILLRPERNSLQKFRRKHLAEHTFHKL, encoded by the exons atgtttgctttgatttttctcttttttttcctgaacattCCATTTCTTGTGTCCAGGTTCACTCAACCCAGGTGCTTTTGGAGAATGAATGAGAATAAAGACAAGGATGAAGATTTGGTGACAGGTTGTGTCTTCTTCCTTATAACAGAGCAGCGGCCTGTGGAGATAGATTATTTCAACCACATTCTGAATACACA AACAACAACTAAAAACTTCCAGTTTTTGCTGGCCTTAGCTTTTTCCATGGATGAAGTCAACAGGAACCCTGATCTTCTACCAAATTCATCATTCGTATTTGAATGTCCAGAGGGTGGTTGTACAACTGGGACAAAAATGTATAGTCACTTTCACTTTTCTGAAGAAGTTCATGATTTGACCCCTAATTATATGTGTCATGAACAGACTATATGTGTCGTGGTCCTTACAGGACCAAATTTGGCAACATCTGTGATGGTTGGGACCATTCTCAACCTCATCATACCTCAACAG GTCCTTCAGGTTACCTATGGACCTTTCCATTCCATTCTCAGCAATCGTGAACAATTTCCCTCTCTGCATCAGATGGCTGCCAAGGACACATCTTTAGCCCTGGCCATAATCTCTTTGATGCTTTACTTCAACTGGAACTGGATTGGACTGGTCATCTCAGACAATGATCAGGGTACTCAATTTCTCACACAATTAAGAGGAGAGATGGAAAAAATGACAGTCTGTTTTGCCTTTGTGAGTGTGGTCCCAGTCAAGATGCATTTATTCTTGGCAAGAGTTGAAGTTTATTATAACCAAATAGTGACATCATCCACAAATGTAGTTGTCATTCATGGTGACCCAGACAGTACATTAGCTGTGGGATTTAAAAGGTGGGAATCTCTAGGTTTACAGAGAATATGGGTCACCACCTCACAGTGGGATGGCACTACAAGTAAGAATGACTTCCAACTTAATTCATTCAATGGAAAAATAACTTTTGCACACCATCATGCTgagatttctaattttaaaacatttgtccAAACATTGAACCCTGTCAATTACACTAATGAATTTCTGGCCAGGCTGGAGTGGATGAACTTGAACTGCAAAGTCTCAGCTTCTATGTGTAAGACCTTGAAGAATTGCTTATCCAATGCCTCATTGCAATGGCTAAAGCTACAGACTTTTGACATGGCCTTTAGTGATGAGAGTCATGATATATATAATGCGGTGTATGCTGTGGCCCATGCCCTCCATGAAATGTTTCTTGAGCAAGTATATAATCAACCCACAGACAATGGAAAAAACTATTATTCTCACTGCTTGGAG CTGCACTCCTTTCTGAGGAAAACACGCTTCACTAATCCAGTTGGAGACAGAGTGATTATGAACCTGAAAGAAAATCTTCAGGAAGAGTATGGCATTTTTCAGATTTGGAATTTCCCATATGGTCTTGGACTTAAGGTGAAAATAGGAGAGTTTAGCTCATATTTTCCATCTGGTCAACAGCTGTATATATATGAAGACATGATagagcaggcaacaggaagcagacag ATACCATCCTCTGTGTGCAGTGCTGATTGTGGTCCTGGATTCAGAAAATTCTTGCAGGAGGGAATGCCAGCCTGCTGTTTTAATTGCAGCCCCTGCCCACAAAATGAAGTTTCTAATGAGACAA ATGTGGATAAATGTGTGAGGTGTCCAGAGGACCAGTATGCCAGCAGAGAGCAGAACCAGTGTATTCAAAAAGCTCTGGTCTTCCTGAACTATAAAGACACCTTAGGGATGGTTCTTACCTTAATGGCCTTATTCTTCTCTGCATTCACAACTGCGGTTCTTGGGTTATTTGTGAAGCATCATGACACTCCCATTGTGAAGGCCAACAACAAGAATCTCAGCTACATCTTGCTAATTTCACTcatcttctgtttcctgtgtcCCTTGCTTTTCATTGGGCATCCCAACTCAGCTACCTGTGTTCTGCAACAAATCACATTTGGAGTTGTATTCACTGTGGCTGTTTCCACTGTGTTGGCCAAAACAGTGACTGTGCTGCTTGCATTCAAAGTCACAGTCCCTGGAAGAAGGATGAGgtattttctggtttctggtgTGCCCAACTACATCATTGCCATCTGTACGCTCATTCAAATTATTATCTGTACAATCTGGCTGcaattttctcctccttttattGACAAAGATGTGCAGTCTGAGCATGGGCAAATCATCATTGTGTGCAACAAGGGCTCAGTTACTGCATTCTACTGTGTCCTGGGATACCATGGCTCCCTTGCATTTGGGAGCTTCATTGTTGCTTTCTTGGCCAGGAATCTCCCTGACACGTTCAATGAAGCCAAGTTGCTGACCTTCAGCATGCTGTTGTTTTGCAGTGTCTGGATCACCTTTCTCCCTGTCTACCACAGCACCAAGGGCAAGATAATGGTGGTTGTGGAAGTCTTGTCCATCTTGGCTTCCAGTGCAGGCCTACTAGGATGCATTTTTATCCCCAAGTGCTACATAATTTTGTTAAGACCAGAGAGAAATTCTCTTCAAAAGTTCAGGAGAAAACATCTTGCTGAACACACATTTCATAAATTGTAA